One window from the genome of Paraclostridium sordellii encodes:
- a CDS encoding C-GCAxxG-C-C family (seleno)protein, producing the protein MTRPSEYHKEGYTCAEAIIKSYNEEHNTDIPVSLGSGMGTGVTVGSLCGAVNGAVLVLGYLKGREESSQANDARAYSRELMNRVREKYNSEICKDLKMNKVSCSEIIDFSYDVLNEIVNK; encoded by the coding sequence ATGACTAGACCATCAGAATATCATAAAGAAGGATACACTTGTGCAGAGGCTATAATAAAGTCGTACAATGAAGAACACAATACTGATATACCAGTTTCATTAGGAAGTGGTATGGGAACTGGAGTTACTGTTGGGAGTTTATGTGGAGCAGTAAATGGAGCAGTATTAGTTCTAGGTTATTTAAAAGGTAGAGAAGAAAGTTCACAAGCTAATGATGCTAGAGCTTATTCTAGAGAATTAATGAATAGAGTTAGAGAAAAATATAATAGTGAAATATGCAAAGATTTAAAAATGAATAAGGTTAGCTGTTCAGAAATAATAGATTTTTCATATGATGTATTAAATGAAATAGTAAACAAGTAA
- a CDS encoding glycosyltransferase family 4 protein, with product MNILHIITQKPNSTGSGIYMSGMIKGFDKLGYSQGVIAGIDKEDSINCFDDNIKFYPVIYNTKEIPFDTLGMSDIMPYKSTMYKDMDEFMVKKLKNAFKIRIDKALDEIKPDLVICHHLYLITAFVREIISDIPVVGISHGTCLKQIKSHNLEHKFIKHNIKNLDMIFALHDEQRKEIIETFDIKENKVFSLGSGYDENIFFNNQIKNNIINITFTGKVCKQKGVESLIKSLDEINYPANFINVNIVGDGSDKKEYEEILELSRMSKFNIKFLGKVNQKDLAQIFRDSHIFILPSFFEGLPLVVIEALASGCTVITTNIPGVSKWIGEDINTSGKIKYIDLPKMKGIASPIDSDLPIFEKRLGKSINEIIENIITFNVRNKNLDMSDKTWLGLCNRLNQFTNSLGIIKKCNIVTDKIKIK from the coding sequence ATGAATATACTACATATAATAACTCAAAAACCAAATAGCACTGGTAGTGGTATTTATATGAGTGGAATGATTAAAGGGTTTGATAAGTTAGGATATAGTCAAGGAGTAATTGCAGGTATTGATAAAGAAGATTCTATAAATTGCTTTGACGATAATATAAAGTTTTATCCTGTAATTTATAACACAAAAGAAATTCCTTTTGATACTTTAGGAATGAGTGATATTATGCCATATAAAAGTACTATGTATAAAGATATGGATGAATTTATGGTAAAGAAATTAAAGAATGCATTTAAAATTAGAATAGATAAAGCACTAGATGAAATAAAACCGGATTTAGTCATATGTCATCACCTATATCTTATAACGGCTTTTGTGAGAGAAATTATTAGCGATATTCCTGTTGTTGGTATATCACATGGAACGTGTCTTAAGCAAATAAAAAGTCATAATTTAGAACATAAATTTATAAAACATAATATAAAAAATCTGGATATGATATTTGCTCTTCATGATGAACAAAGAAAAGAAATAATAGAGACATTTGATATAAAAGAAAATAAAGTATTTTCTTTAGGTAGTGGATATGATGAAAATATATTTTTTAATAATCAAATAAAAAATAATATTATAAATATTACATTTACAGGTAAGGTATGTAAACAAAAAGGTGTAGAATCTTTAATAAAATCATTAGATGAAATTAATTATCCTGCTAATTTCATAAATGTAAACATAGTAGGGGATGGAAGTGACAAAAAAGAATATGAGGAAATCCTAGAACTTTCAAGAATGAGCAAGTTTAATATTAAATTTTTAGGAAAGGTAAATCAAAAAGATTTAGCACAAATTTTTAGAGATTCTCATATTTTTATACTTCCTTCATTTTTTGAAGGATTACCATTAGTTGTTATAGAAGCGCTAGCTAGTGGGTGTACTGTTATTACAACCAATATACCTGGGGTTAGTAAATGGATAGGAGAAGATATAAATACTTCAGGAAAAATTAAATATATAGACTTGCCTAAAATGAAAGGTATAGCATCTCCTATAGATTCAGATTTACCTATTTTTGAAAAAAGATTAGGTAAATCTATAAATGAAATAATAGAAAATATAATAACTTTTAATGTTAGAAATAAAAATTTAGATATGAGTGATAAAACATGGTTAGGTTTATGTAATAGACTAAATCAATTTACAAACTCTTTAGGGATTATAAAAAAATGTAACATTGTCACAGATAAAATTAAAATTAAATAG
- a CDS encoding phosphoribosylformylglycinamidine synthase — protein MMSITNLASSVRRILVEKKQGFDLEAKHLKSDLEESLNIDTIENLRILNRYDIEKIEDEVYEKAINTVFSEPNTDDVYKEYVELSKEDRVFAIEYLPGQYDQRGDWASQCIQIINEGIRPIINTAKVVILTGNITDEQFKQIKSYCINPVDSREAILEKPETLEVDTEIPTSVDILEEFINLEENQLKDLMKDLGLAMTFDDLLHVQKYFKQIENRNPTITEIKVLDTYWSDHCRHTTFMTKIEDIVIEESKYTNVVKEAYDLYLQSRKNVYGETNRDVCLMDIATIAMKELRKIGKLEDLDVSEEINACSINVDVEIDGKKEEYLVMFKNETHNHPTEIEPFGGAATCLGGAIRDPLSGRSYVYQAMRVTGSADPRTSLEDTLEGKLMQKKITTQAANGYSSYGNQIGLSTGQVTELYDEDFVAKRMEIGAVIAAAPKENVIRETPESGDVVILLGGKTGRDGCGGATGSSKEHSEESLFTCSAEVQKGDAPNERKIQRFFRNKEVAQMIKRCNDFGAGGVCVAIGEIAESIDINLDVIPKKYEGLDGTELAISESQERMAVVIKKENIEKFISMAREENLEATHVADVTDSKRVRMFWNGKTIVDMSRDFIETNGVKQTTKVRVKAIDNIEINNRFREKHLEVAVDNVMSLKDRFVETMTDLNVCSQKGLVEKFDNTIGGNTVLLPFGGKYQATPTQGMVAKIPVLNGETDTSTIMTYGYNPKIGKYSPFHGALYAVVESVCKVVTIGGNFSSIRLTLQEYFEKLGISEVKWGKPFSALLGAYYAQNKLGIPAIGGKDSMSGTFKDIDVPPTLVSFAVDTVDAKQVLSPEFKNSNSTVIMLSTKVFENKVIDFEELKKNLSKVTDLIKSEKVSSAYSIGYGGVCEAICKMSFGNKIGFRFNESIEIDESILFGASYGNIILELKDDNKEVLESLRGYNYKILGNTVKEKSIFIENEEIDIDFIYNKYCEVLEPIFPTRVESIKEKIETISFITDTKGYKSGISLASPKVFIPTFPGTNCEYDSARVFEKAGAKTSIKVFKNLTDKDIESSIDSMVEEIKSSQIIMLPGGFSAGDEPDGSGKFIATVFRNPKIAEAVNEFLTKKDGLMLGICNGFQALIKLGLVPYGKIMDIDENCPTLTYNKIGRHQAKMVKTRISSNKSPWLYGTEVGDIHSIAISHGEGRFVADEKTLKQLVDNGQIATQYVDLEGNATYDIDFNPNGSTFAVEGITSIDGRILGKMGHSERIGNQVVKNIIGEKDQKIFESGVKYFK, from the coding sequence ATGATGTCTATCACTAATTTAGCATCTTCTGTAAGAAGGATACTAGTTGAGAAAAAGCAAGGATTTGACTTAGAAGCTAAGCATCTAAAGTCTGATTTAGAAGAAAGTTTAAATATAGATACAATAGAAAATTTAAGAATTTTAAATAGATATGACATAGAAAAAATAGAAGATGAAGTATATGAAAAAGCAATAAATACTGTATTTTCAGAGCCTAATACAGATGATGTATATAAAGAGTATGTAGAATTAAGCAAAGAAGATAGAGTATTTGCTATAGAATATTTACCTGGACAATATGACCAAAGAGGTGACTGGGCATCTCAATGCATACAAATTATTAATGAAGGAATAAGACCTATTATAAATACAGCAAAAGTTGTAATTCTTACAGGAAATATAACCGATGAACAATTTAAGCAAATAAAATCTTATTGTATAAATCCTGTAGATAGTAGAGAGGCAATATTAGAAAAACCTGAGACCTTAGAAGTTGATACTGAAATACCAACATCAGTAGATATATTAGAAGAATTTATAAATCTAGAAGAAAATCAATTAAAAGATTTAATGAAGGATTTAGGACTTGCAATGACTTTTGACGATTTACTTCATGTACAGAAATATTTTAAACAAATAGAAAATAGAAATCCTACAATAACAGAAATAAAAGTTTTAGATACTTACTGGTCAGATCATTGTAGACATACTACTTTCATGACAAAGATAGAGGATATAGTTATAGAAGAAAGTAAATATACAAATGTAGTAAAAGAGGCTTACGATCTTTATTTACAATCAAGAAAAAATGTTTATGGTGAAACAAATAGAGATGTTTGCTTAATGGATATAGCAACAATAGCTATGAAAGAACTAAGAAAGATAGGAAAACTAGAAGACTTAGATGTAAGTGAAGAAATAAATGCTTGTAGTATAAATGTTGATGTTGAAATAGATGGGAAAAAAGAAGAATATTTAGTAATGTTTAAAAATGAAACACATAACCATCCAACAGAAATAGAGCCATTTGGAGGAGCTGCAACTTGTTTAGGAGGAGCTATAAGAGATCCATTATCAGGTAGAAGTTATGTGTATCAAGCAATGAGAGTTACAGGAAGTGCTGACCCTAGAACTTCCTTAGAAGATACATTAGAAGGAAAGTTAATGCAAAAGAAAATAACTACTCAAGCTGCTAATGGATATAGTTCATATGGAAACCAGATAGGGCTTTCTACAGGTCAAGTTACAGAATTATATGATGAAGATTTTGTGGCTAAAAGGATGGAGATAGGTGCAGTGATAGCAGCAGCACCAAAAGAAAATGTAATAAGAGAAACTCCAGAAAGTGGAGATGTAGTTATATTACTTGGAGGAAAGACTGGTAGAGATGGATGTGGGGGAGCAACGGGTTCTTCAAAAGAGCATAGTGAAGAATCTTTATTTACTTGTAGCGCTGAAGTACAAAAAGGTGATGCACCAAATGAAAGAAAGATACAAAGATTTTTTAGAAATAAAGAAGTAGCTCAAATGATAAAAAGATGTAATGATTTTGGAGCTGGTGGGGTTTGTGTAGCTATTGGTGAAATAGCAGAAAGTATAGACATAAACCTAGATGTTATTCCTAAAAAATATGAAGGATTAGATGGAACAGAGTTAGCTATATCAGAATCTCAAGAACGTATGGCGGTAGTTATAAAAAAAGAAAACATAGAAAAGTTTATAAGTATGGCTAGAGAAGAAAATTTAGAGGCTACTCATGTTGCTGATGTAACTGACAGTAAAAGAGTTAGAATGTTTTGGAATGGGAAAACTATAGTAGATATGTCTAGAGACTTTATAGAAACTAATGGAGTTAAACAAACTACTAAAGTTAGAGTTAAAGCTATAGATAATATAGAAATAAATAACAGATTTAGAGAAAAACATCTTGAAGTAGCAGTAGATAACGTAATGAGTTTAAAAGATAGGTTTGTAGAAACTATGACAGATTTAAATGTTTGCTCACAAAAAGGACTGGTTGAAAAGTTTGATAATACAATCGGAGGAAATACAGTTTTATTACCATTTGGAGGTAAATATCAAGCTACCCCAACCCAAGGAATGGTGGCAAAAATTCCTGTTCTTAATGGAGAGACAGACACATCTACTATAATGACATATGGATACAATCCAAAGATAGGAAAATATAGTCCATTCCATGGAGCTTTATATGCAGTAGTTGAATCTGTGTGTAAAGTTGTGACTATTGGGGGTAATTTTAGTTCAATAAGACTTACTCTTCAGGAGTATTTTGAGAAATTGGGGATAAGTGAAGTAAAATGGGGTAAACCATTTTCTGCATTACTTGGGGCATATTATGCACAAAATAAATTAGGAATACCAGCAATAGGTGGAAAAGATAGTATGTCAGGGACTTTTAAAGATATAGATGTACCACCAACATTAGTTTCTTTTGCTGTTGATACTGTGGATGCAAAACAGGTCTTATCCCCAGAATTTAAAAATTCTAATTCTACAGTAATAATGTTATCAACAAAGGTATTTGAAAATAAAGTAATTGATTTCGAGGAATTAAAGAAAAACTTATCTAAAGTAACTGATCTTATAAAAAGTGAAAAAGTAAGCTCAGCTTACTCAATAGGATATGGTGGAGTATGCGAAGCAATATGCAAAATGAGTTTTGGAAATAAAATAGGATTTAGGTTTAATGAATCTATTGAAATAGATGAAAGTATATTATTTGGGGCATCTTATGGAAATATAATCCTGGAATTAAAAGATGATAATAAAGAAGTATTAGAGTCATTAAGAGGATACAACTATAAGATATTAGGAAATACAGTAAAAGAAAAATCTATATTTATAGAAAATGAAGAAATAGATATAGATTTTATATACAATAAATACTGTGAAGTTTTAGAACCAATATTTCCAACAAGAGTTGAGTCGATTAAAGAAAAAATAGAAACTATAAGCTTTATAACAGATACTAAAGGCTATAAATCAGGAATAAGTTTGGCTTCGCCAAAGGTATTTATACCAACTTTCCCAGGAACAAATTGTGAATATGATTCAGCTAGAGTATTTGAGAAAGCTGGAGCAAAAACTTCTATAAAGGTATTTAAAAACTTAACCGATAAAGATATAGAAAGTTCTATAGATTCTATGGTAGAAGAAATAAAATCTTCACAAATAATAATGTTACCTGGGGGATTTAGTGCAGGAGATGAGCCTGACGGCTCAGGAAAATTTATAGCTACAGTATTTAGGAATCCTAAAATAGCTGAAGCGGTTAATGAATTTTTAACTAAAAAAGATGGATTAATGCTAGGGATATGTAATGGATTCCAGGCACTTATAAAATTAGGATTAGTTCCTTATGGTAAAATAATGGATATAGATGAAAATTGCCCTACACTTACTTATAATAAAATAGGAAGACATCAAGCGAAAATGGTTAAAACAAGAATTTCATCTAATAAATCACCTTGGCTGTATGGCACAGAAGTTGGAGACATTCACAGTATAGCAATCTCTCATGGTGAAGGGAGATTTGTAGCAGATGAAAAAACTTTAAAACAATTAGTAGACAATGGTCAAATAGCTACTCAATATGTAGATTTAGAAGGAAATGCAACTTATGATATAGATTTCAATCCAAATGGATCTACTTTTGCAGTTGAAGGTATAACAAGTATTGATGGAAGAATTCTTGGTAAAATGGGTCATTCAGAAAGAATTGGAAACCAAGTTGTTAAAAATATTATAGGAGAAAAAGATCAAAAAATCTTTGAATCTGGAGTTAAATACTTTAAATAA
- the purD gene encoding phosphoribosylamine--glycine ligase, translating to MRILVVGSGGREHAICYKLSQEHKVEKIYCAPGNAGISKIAKCIDIKDDDINKLLGFAKENEIDLTIVGPEVPLVEGIVDEFEKENLKIFGPNKECSKLEGSKAFSKEFMIKHNIPTAKYKEYTQIDKAIKDIDLFGYPVVIKADGLAAGKGVIIAQNHEEAVSSLEDMMSDKKFGSAGEKIVVEEFLKGVETSILAFVDNNTIVPMESAKDHKKVYNNEEGPNTGGMGTFSPSNIYDDELSTIVKEEVLDKTLKGFKEENLNYKGILFIGLMITEYGPKVLEYNVRFGDPETQSVLLRLETDLIEIIESILDNKLDEVKIKYDEKHAVCVMLTSGGYPENYEKEKVIKGLEDLDEDIVVFHSGTKILDDQLVTNGGRVIGIATKGKSLEEASKKVYSNIEKLNFEGMHYRTDIGIL from the coding sequence ATGAGAATTTTAGTTGTAGGTTCAGGAGGAAGAGAACACGCTATATGTTATAAGTTAAGTCAAGAACATAAAGTTGAAAAAATTTATTGTGCACCTGGGAATGCTGGAATTAGTAAAATTGCTAAATGTATAGATATAAAAGATGATGATATAAATAAACTTCTAGGCTTTGCTAAAGAAAATGAAATTGATTTAACTATAGTAGGTCCTGAAGTTCCATTAGTAGAAGGTATAGTTGATGAATTTGAAAAAGAAAATTTAAAGATATTTGGACCTAATAAGGAATGTTCAAAACTTGAAGGTAGCAAAGCTTTTTCAAAAGAATTTATGATAAAACATAATATTCCAACTGCAAAATATAAAGAATATACACAAATTGATAAAGCTATAAAGGATATTGATTTATTTGGATATCCAGTAGTTATAAAGGCTGATGGATTAGCAGCTGGAAAAGGTGTAATAATAGCACAAAATCATGAAGAAGCGGTAAGTTCTTTAGAAGATATGATGAGTGATAAAAAATTTGGAAGCGCTGGAGAAAAAATAGTAGTTGAAGAATTTTTAAAAGGAGTAGAAACTTCTATACTTGCTTTCGTTGATAATAATACAATTGTTCCAATGGAAAGTGCAAAAGACCATAAGAAAGTATATAACAATGAAGAGGGGCCAAATACTGGAGGAATGGGAACCTTCTCTCCAAGTAATATATATGATGATGAGCTATCAACGATAGTAAAAGAAGAAGTTTTAGATAAAACATTAAAAGGGTTTAAAGAAGAAAACCTAAATTATAAGGGAATATTATTTATCGGTCTTATGATAACAGAATATGGACCTAAGGTTCTTGAGTATAATGTTAGATTTGGAGATCCCGAAACACAATCAGTACTTTTAAGATTAGAAACAGATTTAATTGAGATAATCGAATCTATTTTAGATAATAAACTAGATGAAGTTAAAATAAAATATGATGAAAAACATGCAGTATGTGTAATGCTAACTTCAGGTGGATATCCTGAAAACTATGAGAAAGAAAAAGTAATAAAAGGACTTGAAGATTTAGATGAGGATATAGTTGTTTTTCATAGTGGAACAAAAATATTAGATGACCAATTAGTTACAAATGGAGGCAGGGTTATTGGCATAGCCACAAAAGGAAAGTCCCTTGAGGAAGCAAGTAAAAAAGTTTACTCAAATATTGAAAAATTAAATTTTGAAGGAATGCATTACAGAACGGATATAGGAATTTTATAA
- the purH gene encoding bifunctional phosphoribosylaminoimidazolecarboxamide formyltransferase/IMP cyclohydrolase, protein MTKRALISVTDKTGVVDFAKNLNDLGYEIISTGNTFKTLKEKGCKVIQIDEVTNFPEILDGRVKTLNPYIHGGILYKRDNEEHVKTVKEHKIEAIDLVVVNLYDFEGNLKNNKEHDVMIENIDIGGPSMIRSAAKNYKDVLVVVDVKDYDSIIESLKNGEISLEDRKKLAYKAFATTARYDALISNYFRGELDDKFPEYLTMTFQKEDSLRYGENPHQEAVIYTQSNAKNPILNYEQLNGKELSFNNINDLHGCLEIMREFKDSKNVVCVAVKHTNPCGVGIANNSFNAYKKCYEADKVSIFGGIVGFTSTVDEETAKKLNEIFLEIVVAYDFTEEALVVLKQKKNLRVLKLSNIEDSLQGFDLKYLDGKLLVQDRDEKLINEYKNVTVNEADEKMKKDMEFGMKIVKNMKSNAIAIVKEGQTLALGCGQTSRIWALKNALENNKDKDFEGAVLASDAFFPFDDCVTLASDYGIKGIVQPGGSIKDQDSIDACNKNDMVMVFTGIRHFKH, encoded by the coding sequence ATGACTAAAAGAGCATTAATAAGTGTAACTGATAAGACTGGGGTAGTAGATTTTGCTAAAAATTTAAATGATTTAGGATATGAAATAATATCAACAGGAAATACATTTAAAACGCTTAAGGAAAAAGGATGCAAAGTTATACAAATAGATGAAGTTACAAACTTTCCAGAAATACTTGACGGAAGAGTTAAAACATTAAATCCATATATACATGGAGGAATACTTTATAAAAGAGATAATGAAGAACATGTTAAAACAGTTAAAGAGCATAAAATAGAAGCAATAGATTTAGTTGTTGTTAACTTATATGATTTTGAAGGTAATTTAAAAAATAATAAAGAACATGATGTAATGATAGAAAATATAGACATAGGTGGACCATCAATGATAAGATCTGCGGCTAAAAATTATAAAGATGTTTTAGTAGTAGTTGATGTTAAAGATTATGATTCTATAATAGAGAGCTTAAAAAATGGAGAAATATCATTGGAGGATAGAAAAAAATTAGCATATAAAGCATTTGCAACTACAGCAAGATATGATGCTTTAATATCTAATTACTTTAGAGGCGAATTAGATGATAAATTCCCAGAATATCTAACTATGACGTTCCAAAAGGAAGATAGCTTAAGATATGGTGAAAATCCTCATCAAGAAGCAGTAATCTATACTCAATCTAATGCTAAAAATCCAATATTAAACTATGAACAATTAAATGGAAAAGAACTTTCATTTAATAATATAAATGATTTACATGGATGCTTAGAAATAATGAGGGAATTTAAAGATAGTAAAAATGTAGTTTGTGTAGCCGTAAAACATACTAATCCATGTGGAGTTGGAATTGCAAATAATAGCTTTAATGCTTATAAAAAATGTTATGAGGCTGACAAGGTTTCAATATTTGGAGGAATTGTAGGATTTACTTCAACTGTAGATGAGGAAACTGCTAAAAAACTAAATGAAATATTTTTAGAAATAGTAGTGGCTTACGACTTTACAGAAGAAGCCCTTGTAGTTTTAAAACAAAAGAAAAACTTAAGAGTATTAAAGCTTTCAAATATAGAAGATAGTCTTCAAGGGTTTGATCTAAAATACTTAGATGGAAAATTATTAGTTCAAGATAGAGATGAAAAATTAATTAATGAATATAAAAATGTTACAGTGAATGAAGCTGATGAAAAAATGAAAAAAGATATGGAATTTGGAATGAAAATAGTTAAAAATATGAAATCAAATGCTATAGCTATAGTCAAAGAGGGACAAACATTAGCACTTGGATGTGGACAAACATCTAGAATATGGGCATTAAAAAATGCTTTAGAAAATAATAAAGATAAAGATTTTGAAGGAGCAGTACTAGCATCGGATGCATTTTTCCCATTTGATGACTGTGTAACTTTAGCTAGTGATTACGGCATAAAAGGTATAGTTCAACCTGGAGGATCTATAAAAGATCAAGACTCAATAGATGCTTGCAACAAAAATGATATGGTAATGGTGTTTACAGGAATAAGACACTTCAAACACTAG